In the Acidobacteriota bacterium genome, CCGGCGGCGCCGGGCACCTCGATCTCCTCGGCCGGGCGGATGTCCACCGCCTCCGCCACCTCGCGGTTGATGGCGGTGAGCGCCCGCAGCTTGCGGTCACCGAGGTCCCAGGCGTGCAACTCAGCCGGTTCGCCCACCGACGAGCGGATGAATACCAGCGTTTTTCCGTCAGGGGTGAGGCGCAGGGAGCGCAGCCCCTTGGCCTCGGTGCCGGGCATCACCTCGGTGATGGGACCGCCCGCGGCCGGCACCCGGTACACCGGGTAGCGGCCCCGCACCTGGGCGGTGAAGAGCAGGGCGGCGGAGTCGGGCGTCCAGCAAAAGTCGTCCACCCAGTTGTCGAGGGCGTCGGTCAGGACGCGGGTTTCGTCGGTCCGGCGGTCGTAGACGGCCAGCCGGAAACGGTCGGCCTCGAAGCCGGGCTGCGTCTGGAACCGGTAGGCGATGTAGCGACCGTCGGGCGAATAGAGCGGATCGCCGTCGAAGGCCGGATTCTTGGCGGTGAGGCAGCGCAGCGCCCCGTTGGCCATCGGGTACAGCCACAGGTCGTTGTTGGTGGACTGCTCCTCGTCCGGGTCGCGCTTGGAGACGACGCACAACTCGAGTCCGTCGGGCGAGAACGTGTAGCCGCGGTTGACGCTGGGCGCGATGGTGGGCGTGTCGAAGTCGCCGGGGGTCAGGTCGGTGACCGCGCCCGTGGCGACATCCACCTTCAGGGTGTGCTGGCGCTTGCCGTATCGGTCGCTGGCCCAATGGCGGTGCATGAGGTCGTCGGCCAGCCGGGCCTTGAGGGGGCCCTTGTCCAGGCCGTCCTGGATCCGTTTGTTGCAGGCGTCGTCGGCGCCGCACTCGGGAAAGATCTCGGAGGTGAAGATGACTGATTGGCCGTCGGGCGTCCAGACCGGATCGGCGGCGCCGGTGGAGAACCGGGTCAGCTGGCGCGGCTCGCCGCCGTCGGCGGGGAGCAGCCAGAGCTGGGCGCCGTCGCTGCGGGTGGAGACGAACAGCAGGGTCTTGCCGTCGGGCGACCAGCGGGGGGTGCTGTCCGATTTGTCCGAGGCGGTGAGCCGGCGCAGGCCGGTGCCGTCCAGATTGACAACGTGGATGTCGGCGTTGGTGGTGCCCTTGACCAGGTCGGACGTCGTGACGGTGAAGGCGATCCGGCGGCCGTCGGGCGAGATCTGGGGATCGGCCACCGACTGGATCCGGTACAGGTCGGCGATGGTGAACGGCGTTTTGGACACCTGGGCGGTGACCACGGTCAGACTGATCACTGCCAGCAGGCTGATGGCGGCCATACGTTTCATGGCGATCTCTCCTGTTCGGGCTGAGGGTGACACCGGGATCCGGAGGCGGGGCGCTGCTGGCGCCCGTGCGTCCGGGGCACCCCCGGTGGTCAGGGTGTATCTTAGCCGATGCCGGCGCGGAGGTCCACCCCGGCTTAGACCACCGCCTGCAGCGCCCGGCTCATGGTCCGCAGGAAGTTGCCCCAATATTCCACAAAGCTGGTCTGTTGGACCAGGTAGGGGGTCAGCACGCAGGATCGCAACACGTAGACACTGCCCAACCGGTCCCATTCCGCCTCCGGAATCCCTAACGACCGGACGAACCTACAGGGCGATTCGCCGTACTCATCCCGGCTGAGCGCCGTCTTGGAGGTGATGAAATCCTCCGAATACATGCGGCCCGACTTATACGAGCATTTTTCCCAGAGCCGCACGTTGAGCTCGTTCATGGCGGCCAGGCTCGGGTTCTCCTCCTCGTGGAAGGCGAAATCCACCATATTGAAATCCGGCCGGACCAGCGGGTGCACCCGGAAGCGCCGGCCGTGGAGATCATAGGGCGGCGTGGTGCGAAGGGCGTCGTGGAACCTGTGGGCGCCCTCGATGCTGGAGCCGATGATGCGTCCGTAACCGGTGATGTTGAGCGGCACAAGTTGGTGGGCGGTCCAGACTGAGGCGACGGCGGCTCCCGACTTGGAGCCCTCCATGATGTAGCTGCCCAGCAGCATCGGGTTGTCCTCGCTCTTCTCGAAGACGTACGCGGCGAAGTAGGAAATCAGCTCCAGCACCCGCCGGTCCTTGAGCACCACGGCCCCGGCGGCGTACGGGATGTACCCCATCTTGTGGGGATCGATGGTGATGGAGTCGGCCTCGGTCATAGCGCGGAAGGCGGCGTAGATGTCGGGATCCGGCCAGTCCAGGGGGTCCGAAAAGACATGATGGCGCCGGAACGCGGCGGGCAGTTCGGCCAGGTCGATGGGCTGATCGTCGGCGCCCAGGATCAGGGCCCGGGCGTAGCCGCCGTAGGCCGCGTCCACGTGGAGATAGAACCAGATCCCCTGCGTCGCAAGTTCCTGCCGGAGACTGACCACCTCGTGGACGGGGTCGATGGCGCCCTCCTCGGTGGTGCCCACGACGGCGACCACGGCGAGGATCGGCGTGTGTTCGGCCGCCAAGCGGAGGATGGTCTCCCGCAGGTGCTGGACGTCGAGGCGGAAGCGGTCGTCTACGCGGATGAACACCAAGTTGTCCTGACCCAGGCCAAGGATGTCGGCCGCCTTGGTCCAGGAGTAGTGTTTGGTCTGGGGCACCAGAATCTTGCCCAGCTTGCCGGCGGTGACGCCGGTGCCGCGGGCCGATCGGGCCCGCACCGTGTCCATTTGCCCGGCGGCCTTGACCCGGTCCAGGAGATCCAGGCTCTGCTCGGCGGAGTAATTCAGCAACTGCCACTCGGTCTGGCCGGCCACCAGTTCGGGGACCGCCTCCCGGACGGCCAGCGGCACGGACTTGAGATTGCGGGCAACCCAGAGCCCCTCGTAATTGGCCACCGTGCCTCCGGAAGTGACGTGGCCCCAGGCGCGGTCGGGATGGTAGCCCAGCAGGCGAGCAAGCTGCCGGCCCACCTCGATTTCCATGGCAGTGGTCGCCGGCGACCCCTCGTAGGCGCAGTTGTTGGGATTGTAAAGCAGGGTCAGCATGTAGGCGAGATTGGCGGCCATCAGGGTGTCGGCGTTCATGTGGCCGAGATAACGGGGCGAGAACCAGGGGACCGAGCTGAGCTGCAGCCGGCCGGCCAGCTCCACGAGCGCCTGCTGCGTGCGCTGCAGCGTGGCCTGGAAGCAGGGTTCGCATCGCTGAGCTTCGCTGAAGGCCGGCGAGTCATCGGGCTGGTAGTAGATCCGCCAGTCGGCGTGATCGTTCATCATGAACCGGAGCATCTGCATGAAGAAGTCCCGATTCTCCGACTTCGGCCCCAGGAACAGGGCATTCACGTCGATAAGGTCATTCCTGGATTCGTTTGTCATGGCTCTCGTTCTCCCAGTTATCGTTACCCTCGATTTTCCTGGCGGTGACTCGCCGCCCCACTTTTGTGACATAGCCTGGCACCATCACGGATCGGCACATCTTCCCTCTGACGTAGCCAGGTACCATCACTGTGACATAGCTTGGCACCATCACTGGCACAATCAAGGATCCCCCCCGACAGTTTTCTGTGACAGAGCGTGGCACCATAAGCGCCTGCGTCAACCGTAACAGCGTCTTAAAGCATACGCATACCGAATCTGTCTGTGACAGAGGCTGGCACGTTGTCAGATTCCGCGAATGCATGATAATGCGAGTGGTGCTTTCAGGTAAATAATTGATTGGGCCAACCTTATTCCTGCCGATAAGAAACCAATTTCTGGATACCCGGTGTGCCCAGCCGGGACTGTCGATCGAGCCAAGAGGCAAAATTTTCTTCGGACACTTTCACAGTCAAACGTTTGTAGATATGAAGACAATACTCTGGGAGTTCAGATGGGACGTCGGCGGCGCCTGCACATTCCGAACGCCATCGTGCATATCACGCTCAAATGCCACGATTCCGCCATGCTGCTCCTGGGTGAGGCGGACAAGGAATTGTATCTGGCGATACTGGATGAAACTGCCCGTGAAATGGACTACGGCGTGGTGAGCTTTTGCCTTCAGGACAACCATCTGCACCATATTCTGGAGACACCTCCGGATATAGAAGGGCACACACTGTCGGAGTTCATGTTCCGCGTGCTCAACCGGTTCAGCCATCGGTTCAATCAGCGTCACCGGCGCACCGGTACGGTTTGGAACGGCCGGTTCAGGGATACTGCCTGGATGAGCCGGAACCAGCTCCTGGCGCTGGAGATCCTGCTGTGGTATGTCGAGGCCAACACTTGGCGGCGGCGCGTGCGGCCGGTTCCGCCGTGGGAATGGCCGTGGTGCAGCGCCTACCGGCTGTTCCACGACCGGACGGAACAGCCGGCAACCCGGCTGCAGGATTACGTGAACCGCCTATATCGGGCCCGGGGAGACCCCCTCGGCGAGTTCCGCGACCTCCTCTCCCAGCAACGTCCCGACTGGTCGAAACGGGCACGTCAATCGAGGTTTATCAACCTGGACCGCCGCACGGAATTGGCCGTCCAGCATGATCTGAAGCACCTGAACGAGTCCATCCAGTCAGCCAGCCAGCGGAGCTGGAAACTGGAGGTGGCCCGCTACAGCATGCTGGCCCAGCCCACGATTCAACTCGTCATCTGAGACGGATCGATTAATGCCCGAAGCGGCCATCAACCGTGTTGACTTTTCACCGCATTGTGCCTATTCTGAATGCGTCATCCCGAGCAGGAGAATGCATCATGAAAGGTAACGACAAAATCATCGCCAAGCTCAACGACCTGCTGGCCGACGAGCTGACCGCCATCAACCAGTACATGGTCCATTCCGAAATGTTCGACAACTGGGGTTACACCCGGCTCCACGAGGTCACTGAAAAGCGGGCCATCGACGAGATGAAGCACGCCGAGAAGCTCATCGCCCGGATCTTGTATCTCGAAGGACTCCCCATCGTCTCTGAGCTGAAGAGTATCCATATTGGCGCCAACGTCGAGAAGCAGCTGGACAACGACTGGGAGGCCGAGGCCGGCGCCGTCAAGAGTTACAACGACGGCATCAAGTTGTGTGTCCAGTTTGCCGACAACGGCACCCGCGAGCTGCTCGAGGCGATCCTCAAGGACGAGGAGGCCCATATCGACCTCCTGGAGGCCCAGAAGGATCAGGTCGCCCAGATGGGCATCAAGAATTACCTGGCCGAGCAGATCCGGGGTTAGCTCTCCGCACGCACGTAGCACGCAGCCGCCGCGACAGCATGCGGTGCAGGCAGGCATCCTGCCGGATGAGTAACTCATCTGGCAGCGGCACTCCGGCGTAAAATTTGTATCATTATCAGTCCATTCAGCACATTCTTTAGACCACCCCAGCACTGATTCAATCAGAATCAAGGATTCAGGAGCGGATCTTCAGGCCTGTGGATCGGGTCGATGGCCGGTGCCTTGAGCATCCGTTGGCACGTTTCATTGATGCGGTGGGCCGGCGCCCGGGAGTGAGTGGATTATCTGTAATTTTTTCAACCTGTTCTTTGATTTATCCGGATTGTCTCATCCGTAGCGTCGCGTTAGAGTGGCATCACTAATCCGAGGAGGATGATCATGACCAACAGGTCAACGTGTCTTTACCCTAGCGAAATGGGTATCACAGTAGTCCTGCTGGGGCTGGCGCTGGCGGCCACGACGGCCGGGGCGGATCTGGGCACGGCGTTCACCTACCAGGGGCGGCTCGTGACGGGCGGCAACCCGGCCAACGGGACGTACGACTTCCAGTTCACGCTCTACGACGCCGACAACTGGGGCGCGAACCTGGGGACGGTGACCGTCGATGACGTCGCGGTGGCGGGGGGGCTGTTCACGGCGGCGCTGGACTTTGGCGAGGGGGCTGTGACGGGGCAGGCGCGCTGGCTGGCCATCGGGGTGCGCCCCGGGGCGAGCACGGGAGCCTATACGGCGTTGAGCCCGCGGCAGGAGCTGCGGCCGGCGCCCCACGCCCTGGCGTTGCCGGCGCTGCGCACAGAGCAGAACGCCGCGTCGCCCAACCTCGTTGGCGGACACTGGGCCAACAGCGTCGCCGGCGGTGTGGTGGGCGCCACCGTCGGCGGCGGGCAGGACAACGTGGCCGGCGGGACGGGCTCGGTCATCGCCGGCGGCAGCTGGAACACGACCACCGGCGCCCACGCCGTCGTGGCGGGCGGCGGCAACAACATCGCCGGGACCGTCGCCGTCATCGGGGGCGGAAGTGACAACCAGGCGGAGGGAATGTATGCCGTCATCGGTGGCGGCATCCTCAATGCGGCCGACGGCGACTGGAGCACGGTCAGCGGCGGCCAGAGCAACCAGGTCAACAAGGCTAACGACACGGTGAGCGGCGGTCTGGCGAATGTCGCCAGCGGCCCCGAGGCCGCGATCGGCGGCGGCAAGGACAATTACGCCGCCGGCACCGGGGCGGTCGTCGGCGGGGGGAGCGGAAATTCGGCCGCCGGCGCCCACGCCGTGGTGGCCGGCGGCGGCAATAACGACGCCTCCGCCGTTTCATTCGTTGGCGGGGGAAGCGACAATGCGACGTCGGGGTTTTATGACGTTATCGGCGGCGGTATTCTAAACACGGTGAGCGGCGACTGGTCCACCGTCGGTGGCGGACAGGGCAACAGCGCTGCAGGCGATAGCGCCACCGTCGCCGGCGGTATTCACAACGCAGCGAACGGCGACTTCAGCTTTGCTGCCGGAAGCTATGCCAAAGCCAACCACGCCGGCAGCTTCGTTCTGGCTGACTCGTCCGTAGCGGATTGCGTGTCGGCCCGGGACAACCATCTGCGCCTCCGGTTCTCGGGCGGGATCCTGATGAACGTCAACAGCGGCTACTGGTTCCAGGTTTATGGCACCGGTGGCCACCTGGTGGACGCTTCCAACGGGGCGCACCTGACCACGGGTGGAGCCTGGGTGAACGGCAGCCGGCGGGCGTCGAAGGAGAACTTCGCCGCAGTGGACCCGGCCGAGGTGCTGGAGCAGGTGGCGGCGCTGCCGGTGCAGCGGTGGAACTACATCGCCGAGGATGACGCGGTGCAGCACATCGGGCCGGTGGCGGAGGACTTCCGGGCGGCGTTCGGGGTGGGTGCGGGCGACGGCATCGCCACGGTGGACGCCGATGGCGTGGCCCTGGCGGCCATTCAGGCCCTGAACAGCCGGATCCAATCTCTCGAGGCCGAAAACCGGGCCTTGGCGGCCCGCCTGGCGGCGTTGGAAGCGCGTGACGCCTTCAAGACCCAGGGCTGCGCGACCGCCGCGAAGGGGAAGTGACATGAACCGGCGCCGCTACTCGTGCGAGCTCATCCTGCTGCTCGCGCTAGCGCTGGCGACCGTGGTCGTCGCTGCGACGGGCCCGCCAAAACAAAAAGCGGTTCAGGCCGACACGTACGCCATTGACTGGTGGACGGTGGCCGGCGGGGGCGGGGCCAGCTCCGGCGGGCCGTACCTCGTGGAGGGTAGCATCGGCCAGCCAGTCGTGGGAATATCCGCAGGCAACGAGTATTCACTCGCCAGCGGATTCTGGCTCCCGCTGGAGCAAACGCTGTACGCCGCCCACGTGGCCAGCACCGAGACCTGGTGGACGCGGCTCACCCTGCTCAACGCCGGCGACGCGGACAACCCGATCACCCTGACGGCCTACAGCGCGGCCGGCGCCCAGGTGGAACAGGTGGGCATCGCGTCGCTGCCGCCGGGGAATGTCTGGCAGGCGGATGTGGACACCGTCTTCGCCCCGGCGACGCTGGCCCAGGACCTCTGGGTGACCATCACCAGCGGCTCCAGCCTCACGGGCGTGCTGGAGTTCGGGACCCGCGACGGCCAGTCCATCGTGGTGATGCCCATGCTGGCGGCGTCCGCCGCGGACCTGGTCTACCCCTACGTGGCGCTGACTTACGGCTGGTACACCGGCCTGGCGTTCATCAACACCGGCGACGTCGACGCCCATGTCACCGTCACCGCGTCCAACGAAAACGGAAACAGTCTGGCCACTCACAGCGAGACGCTCCCGCCGCGGAGCAAGTACGTCCGCCTCATCGACCAGGCGTTCCCGGAAGTGGCCGACCCGGGCCAGCTCCGGATGGTGCAGGCCGCGTCGGACCAGCCGCTCATCGGCTTCGAGCTGTTCGGGCACTTCGAATCGCCCGGCCTGGCCGGCCTGCCGGCGTTCACCACCGCGGGGCCGCTCACCCGGGGGCCGGCCGCCGCACCGGCCAAGGGCGGCGGCGACGCGCCGCTGGCGGTCGAGCTGCACTACAACGAGATCATGCCCAACGACGGCTATTTCACCGGCGTGACTTTCTGCAACCTGGGCGTGGCCCCCGCCACGGTGCGCGCCGAGCTGTTCGACGGTGCGGGCGTCTCCCTGGCCGTGGCGAACTGGCCGGTGAATCCGTTCCAGCAGATCACCCGCGAGGTGTGGAACATCTTCGACGGAACGGTCTATGCCGACGCCGGCTACATGCAGGCCGGCGCCCCGGTGAATCTGCTGGGGTTTGAACTCTTCTTCAACCGGACCGGCCTGGCGGCCCAGTTCCGCTTCGACGGCATCCTGGCCGAAACGGCGGGGCGGACCCGCATGGTCTTTCCCATGATCCGCTGCGAGTCAGGCTGGATGACCCATGTGCGCCTCACCAATCGGGCCACGATCAACAACAGCTACCGCATCACCGGGTATTCGGCGGCGGGAGTTGCGAAGTGGAGCTACGAAGGTTCGCTCAACCCGGGCGCGAAGCTCAGCGACAGTCTGGCCGCGCTGCTGGGGGCGGACTACAGCAGCCTCGCTCCCGGGACCGTCTGGATGGAGGTGACGTGCGACCGGGACATGGCGGGCCACGTGGTCATCGAGTCGTTGACCCCGTCGCTGCTGGAAAGCTACAACGGCATGGCCTGGTGAAGTTGCGGCCGGGGGATCCGGCGGCCGGTCGGTCCCCCGCGTGTGCCGATGGGTCACGGACGGACGGCATGAGCCCGTCGAGTCGGCGGAGCCCGACGGGTCGCCGGCTGCTGGGCCGGTTGGAAACGAGTCCCGTTCAAAGCGAAGCTCCCGGCCGGGCCGGGAGCTTCGTGCGGTTCAGCGGGAATACCCGATCTATCAGTTGAGACACTTGGTCGGGTTGTTGCCGATGTTCCGGTCGTAGAGTATCGAGCGCACGCCATAATCCGGGTAGAGGAAATAAGCGGTGGCCAGTCCGTTGGCCATGTCGTAGACGAGGTAGATCTGCCACGGCATCACGCGGGGCGACATCAGGTAGAGCACGCTGCCCCGGGTGTTGATGATACCCTCACCCTGATATTGTCCGGCGCCCTTGCCGGTCAGCACCCGGTAGACAAAGTAACCGGTGCCGGCATCGACGCACAGCATGGAGCGCCCGTAATCATCCGCGAATACCAGCGTTTCCGGCGGCATGTAGTTGTACAGGTAGGGCAGGCTGTTGGCGAGGATCCGGCCTCCATCCCATTCCCAGTCATAAGCGATTTCCAGGGTCAGGGCGCTGGCCAGCACGATTCCGGAGCCGATGGTGTATTCAACCAGCGTCGGCAGGCCGGTGCCTTGGGTGACGGCGATCACCTCCGCGCCGGCCGGCACGTTGCTGAAAGCGCCATGGCTGGCCCAGCTACCCCAGAACGGATTGGGCACGCCGTGGACCGTCGGGTGGCAGGGGTTTAGGGTGTTGTTGTACTGTGCGGGATTGAATGAATACACCATCCCACCCGGCAGCGGAGCATTGAGCTGTCCCGTGTTCCACCCCTGGTCACATGCCGAGAAGAACAGCGTGCCGCCCGCGACCACGTAGTCGGTGAACTTGGCTGCGTTCGCGGCGTAGTTGTCATAGAACGTCTGGCTCTGATCGCTGGATACGACAATCAGCCCGAAGGCGCTGAAGTCGAGGGTGCCGAATTCGGCCGAGGTGTGGACCGCATAGGGCATGCCGCCGGCCAGCAGCAGTCCTTCCACGGACGTCGAGCCCCATGGATCGACGTCTTTGAACACGCAGACCATGCCGCCCGTCGGCAGGCTACCCGACGATTTGGAGATGATCAGCTGCGGCGTATACCCGGCCGGGGCCTGGTCGCTCCGCGGTGTGGGACCGGGGCGCGCCGAGCCGTCGAGTTGCCGGACCACCAGGCCGGATGATCCGCCGCCGAGCCGCTGGCCGGCCAGCAGCGCCGGCGCCGTCAGCAGGGCCAAGCCAACCACAAACACCAGCAGAAGACGCGGTTTACTTATCATAAAACCTCCTTACAAACGACTAATTGCGATTTCCCATGAGACCTGTGAAATATCCCGCGAACCTGCACTGACGCGGAGAGCCCCGCCCGTGTTTGTGAAAAATTATTTGCCGCCAGTATATTCAGGTGAGGTGGCCAAGTCAAGCCTGGTGGTGCATGGCAGGGCGTCGTCTGATCGGAGGGGCAACCGCGAATGTCAGCCGCAGGCTATGGAACCGCAGCGCTGTTGTGAAGGTGCCAGCCTCTGTCACAAAACGGCGAGAGCCATTGCGTCGGGACCCAGAGTCCCCGGTGCCGCCTGTATCACATTTCACCGCAAAAGACAGCCATGGTGCGACAGCCATGGTGCCAGGCTCTGTCACAAAATGTTGATGGCATTTGGCGGTGGTGCTGAATCAGCGTAATCAGTTGAATCAGCTGGATCGGTGGCATCAGCTAGTTGAGTGAAATTGGAGGAATCAGCGGCGTTGAAAGTATCAGCAGCGTCGGTGGCGTCAGTGGCATTGGCTCTGTTTACGGCATCAGCGGCGTCAACGGCATCAGCGCTGCCAGCTGCGTCGGCAGGGTCAGCGGCGCCGGCAGGGTCAGCAGTGTCGGTGGTGTCAGCAGAATCAGTGGCATCAACAGAGACCCCGCCTTGACACACCGGCAGGCGTGCCGATATAATAACCCGCTAAAGCACCCGTAGCTCAACTGGATAGAGCATCGGTCTTCGGAACCGAGGGTTGGGGGTTCGAGTCCCTCCGGGTGCGCCAATATTCAATAGGTTACAACGATCCCCCTTCGTCAAGAACAGTACATGTCCCAGTTGCGTCGAGCCGCCAGATCGGAGGACTCCCCATTTTCACCACCAAATGTGCGATAGATGTTTGACGCTACTTTCATTATTCATAATTGTCTCAGCCATTGGAACTTTCTAAAGCAGGATCCTTCAGCGGAAGTGAGCATTTGTTGAACGGTTCCCCACCACAGCCGCCGGACTCGAATCGATCCTTGGCATTGTATGACACAATTCATGTAAGATTCGGCAGACAAGAAGTCCATCAGTTGGGCGAAGGCAGTCCGTCCGTGATTCATGCGCAGTTCCTTTCTCACGTGGATGTAGAAGAAGGAATTGTTGTTGGGAATTCAAATCGTCGCCACCTGGTGTTTCGTGTAATATGCTCATAGAAGATGATTTCTAAGAACGGGGAGCAACTTTAACCGGACAGTACTGAGGGATGTTACTGATGAATTGGAAGAGATGGTTCATCCTGGCCTTCGCCCTCTTCGCGCTTCCTTTCGCAGTGCCGGCGCAGGAACCCAGTTTGCAGGACTTCGCGAAGGCCCTGCAGTCGCTGCCGCAGATCGTCATCTACCAGGCCAAGGAAATCGTCACCCTGGATCCGGCGAAGCCGACCGTACAGGCCGTGGCGGTGGCGGGAGACCGGATCATCGCCACCGGCGCTCTGGACGAGCTGAAAGCGGCGGCCGGCACACAGCCATACCGGGTGGATACGACTTTCGCGAACCAGGTGATCGTCCCCGGCCTCATCGCCCAGCATGACCACCCGCTCCTGGCTGGGCTCACGATGACGAGCGAAATCATTGCGATCGAGGATTGGGTCCTGCCGCGGGGCACATCGAAGGCCGCCAAGAACCGCGCGGAATACATGAAACGGCTGACCGAAGCCAACAGAAGGATGAAGGACCCGAACGCGCTGCTCCTCACCTGGGGCTATCACCAATACTTCCACGGCAAGCTGATGAAGGCCGACCTTGATGCCATCAGCCGCACCCGGCCCATCATCGTCTGGCATCGCTCCGCGCACGAGTTCTATCTGAACTCCGCATCCGAGAAGAAGTACGGTGTGACCAGAGAGTGGTTCGACAAGCTGCCCGAGAGCGCCAAGAAACAGTCGGATTTCGCGAACGGCCACTACTGGGAGCAGGGCGGGTTTGCCGTATTGCCTCTCATCGTCCAGGCGATCGCCTCGCCCAAGCGCGTGCGGGCCGGCCTTGAGTTCGTCAAGGACTACTACCACGCCAACGGCGTGACGCTGGGCTGCGAACCAGGCGGCATCCTCTCCAAGCCTTTGCAGGAGGCCCAGAACGCCATGCTGGGCGACCCTTCCTCTCCCTTCCGCTTCTACTTCATCCCTGACGGCAAGTCGATCACGGCCGCGTTCCCCGACGAGAAGGTGGCCGAGGAGACCGAAAAGCTCCTTGCCTGGGGTCATGGGATGACGGCGTTCCTGCCGAAGCAGGTGAAGCTCTTCGCCGATGGCGCCATCTACTCGCAGGCCATGCAGTTGACCGGCGGCTACACCGACGGCCACCAGGGAGCGTGGATGATGGACCCCGACTTCTTCGCCAGGTCGTTCAATGTGTACTGGGACCTCGGGTACCAGATCCATATCCATGTCAATGGTGATGCCGGCCTCGACATGCTCCTCGACCAGCTCGAGCTCTGCATCCGCAATAAACCGCGGTTTGATCACCGCACCGTTGTTATCCACTTCGCCGTATCACGGCCGGATCAGGTGGAGCGGATCAAGCGCCTGGGCGCGATCGTAAGCGGAAATCCCTACTATCCGGTCGCCCTGGCCGACAACTACCGGACGAATGGCCTCGACCCCGCGCGCGCCGACATCATGGTGCGGATGGGCGATGTCGAGCGGGCCGGCATCCACTACTCATACCACTCGGACATGCCGATGGCCCCCGCTCAACCGCTGTTCCTCATGTGGGCGGGCGTCAACCGCATCACCAATGACGGGAATCTCCGCGGGCCGGAGCAGCGCATGAGCCGCCTCGGCGCGCTCGAGGCCGTCACGATCGAGGCTGCCTTCTCGTTGCGGATGGAGAAGGATATCGGAAGCATCGTGCCATGCAAGCTCGCCAATTT is a window encoding:
- a CDS encoding S9 family peptidase; the encoded protein is MAAISLLAVISLTVVTAQVSKTPFTIADLYRIQSVADPQISPDGRRIAFTVTTSDLVKGTTNADIHVVNLDGTGLRRLTASDKSDSTPRWSPDGKTLLFVSTRSDGAQLWLLPADGGEPRQLTRFSTGAADPVWTPDGQSVIFTSEIFPECGADDACNKRIQDGLDKGPLKARLADDLMHRHWASDRYGKRQHTLKVDVATGAVTDLTPGDFDTPTIAPSVNRGYTFSPDGLELCVVSKRDPDEEQSTNNDLWLYPMANGALRCLTAKNPAFDGDPLYSPDGRYIAYRFQTQPGFEADRFRLAVYDRRTDETRVLTDALDNWVDDFCWTPDSAALLFTAQVRGRYPVYRVPAAGGPITEVMPGTEAKGLRSLRLTPDGKTLVFIRSSVGEPAELHAWDLGDRKLRALTAINREVAEAVDIRPAEEIEVPGAAGHPLQIFIVKPHGFDPAKKYPLVLNVHGGPQMMWADSFRGDWQVYPGAGYVVAFPNPHGSTGFGQAYTDAISRDWGGKVIDDVMMAADALAKLPYVDAGRMGVMGWSWGGYAVMWLEGHTDRFQAAVAMMGVYDLRSMHGATEELWFPEWDMGGTPWESDLYEKFSPSNHVAKFKTPCLVITGERDYRVPYTQSLHFFTDLQRMQVPSRLIVFENDGHWPNAVKSMPFYYNAHLDWFHKYLGGAPAPYDMIKMWRNQAYEPAAEGR
- a CDS encoding tyrosine decarboxylase yields the protein MGPKSENRDFFMQMLRFMMNDHADWRIYYQPDDSPAFSEAQRCEPCFQATLQRTQQALVELAGRLQLSSVPWFSPRYLGHMNADTLMAANLAYMLTLLYNPNNCAYEGSPATTAMEIEVGRQLARLLGYHPDRAWGHVTSGGTVANYEGLWVARNLKSVPLAVREAVPELVAGQTEWQLLNYSAEQSLDLLDRVKAAGQMDTVRARSARGTGVTAGKLGKILVPQTKHYSWTKAADILGLGQDNLVFIRVDDRFRLDVQHLRETILRLAAEHTPILAVVAVVGTTEEGAIDPVHEVVSLRQELATQGIWFYLHVDAAYGGYARALILGADDQPIDLAELPAAFRRHHVFSDPLDWPDPDIYAAFRAMTEADSITIDPHKMGYIPYAAGAVVLKDRRVLELISYFAAYVFEKSEDNPMLLGSYIMEGSKSGAAVASVWTAHQLVPLNITGYGRIIGSSIEGAHRFHDALRTTPPYDLHGRRFRVHPLVRPDFNMVDFAFHEEENPSLAAMNELNVRLWEKCSYKSGRMYSEDFITSKTALSRDEYGESPCRFVRSLGIPEAEWDRLGSVYVLRSCVLTPYLVQQTSFVEYWGNFLRTMSRALQAVV
- the bfr gene encoding bacterioferritin — its product is MKGNDKIIAKLNDLLADELTAINQYMVHSEMFDNWGYTRLHEVTEKRAIDEMKHAEKLIARILYLEGLPIVSELKSIHIGANVEKQLDNDWEAEAGAVKSYNDGIKLCVQFADNGTRELLEAILKDEEAHIDLLEAQKDQVAQMGIKNYLAEQIRG
- a CDS encoding amidohydrolase family protein, with protein sequence MNWKRWFILAFALFALPFAVPAQEPSLQDFAKALQSLPQIVIYQAKEIVTLDPAKPTVQAVAVAGDRIIATGALDELKAAAGTQPYRVDTTFANQVIVPGLIAQHDHPLLAGLTMTSEIIAIEDWVLPRGTSKAAKNRAEYMKRLTEANRRMKDPNALLLTWGYHQYFHGKLMKADLDAISRTRPIIVWHRSAHEFYLNSASEKKYGVTREWFDKLPESAKKQSDFANGHYWEQGGFAVLPLIVQAIASPKRVRAGLEFVKDYYHANGVTLGCEPGGILSKPLQEAQNAMLGDPSSPFRFYFIPDGKSITAAFPDEKVAEETEKLLAWGHGMTAFLPKQVKLFADGAIYSQAMQLTGGYTDGHQGAWMMDPDFFARSFNVYWDLGYQIHIHVNGDAGLDMLLDQLELCIRNKPRFDHRTVVIHFAVSRPDQVERIKRLGAIVSGNPYYPVALADNYRTNGLDPARADIMVRMGDVERAGIHYSYHSDMPMAPAQPLFLMWAGVNRITNDGNLRGPEQRMSRLGALEAVTIEAAFSLRMEKDIGSIVPCKLANFTVLSDNPVTIDAIKIKDIKVWGTVQEGRVLPVQRAAGSGETPALGPVLDEPTLAATRKADCDDPARGVHSDVCLVAQYLAAAICRVR